A stretch of the Chlorobiota bacterium genome encodes the following:
- a CDS encoding NAD-dependent isocitrate dehydrogenase, with protein sequence MKKVVYIPGDGIGPSIVESVISIINASGAEIEWVEAEAGLGAFEKYGNPLPDKTINLIHEHKVTLKGPLTTPIGDGFRSVNVELRREFDLFANYRPIKSFEGVKSKFSNIDLIIFRENTEGLYSGIECYTDDSHNRAESVAVVTRQGSERIIRSAFEYAIQNNRKEITIVHKANILKFTSGMFLEIGRKIALEYPSIKCNDKIIDNMCMQLVIKPEQFDIIVTTNLFGDILSDLASGLIGGLGLAPGANLGKKVAIFEAVHGSAPDITGKNLANPSALLLAGILLLNHIGFKDCADKIKNSLIKVLKDGEYCTKDLNVNGVGTIEMTNAIIRNM encoded by the coding sequence ATGAAAAAAGTTGTTTATATACCTGGAGATGGAATAGGTCCTAGTATAGTAGAATCTGTAATTTCAATTATTAATGCTTCAGGAGCTGAAATTGAGTGGGTTGAAGCTGAAGCTGGATTAGGAGCATTTGAGAAATATGGTAATCCATTACCTGATAAAACTATAAATTTAATACATGAACATAAAGTAACTTTAAAAGGACCTTTAACAACTCCAATAGGAGATGGGTTTAGAAGTGTAAATGTTGAGTTAAGGAGAGAATTTGATTTGTTTGCAAATTACAGACCAATAAAAAGTTTTGAAGGAGTTAAATCTAAATTCTCAAATATAGATTTAATCATTTTTAGAGAAAACACAGAAGGTTTGTATTCTGGAATTGAATGTTACACAGATGATTCTCATAACAGAGCTGAATCGGTTGCTGTTGTTACCCGTCAAGGTTCAGAACGAATTATTAGATCTGCTTTTGAATATGCAATTCAGAATAATAGAAAAGAAATTACAATAGTTCATAAAGCAAACATATTGAAATTCACTTCTGGAATGTTTTTAGAAATTGGAAGAAAAATTGCATTAGAATACCCATCAATAAAATGCAATGATAAAATTATCGATAATATGTGTATGCAACTGGTAATCAAACCAGAACAGTTTGATATAATAGTTACTACTAATTTGTTCGGAGATATTTTATCTGATTTAGCAAGTGGTTTGATTGGAGGTTTAGGGCTTGCCCCAGGAGCAAACTTAGGAAAAAAAGTAGCTATCTTTGAAGCCGTGCATGGCTCTGCACCTGATATAACAGGTAAAAATTTAGCTAATCCATCTGCATTACTTTTAGCTGGGATACTATTACTTAATCATATTGGCTTTAAAGATTGTGCCGATAAAATAAAAAATTCCTTGATAAAAGTTCTTAAAGATGGTGAATATTGTACAAAAGATTTAAATGTTAATGGTGTAGGTACTATTGAAATGACAAATGCTATAATTAGAAATATGTAA
- the prmA gene encoding 50S ribosomal protein L11 methyltransferase, translating to MFKKKLGQEPSIEEIVIAYNSKAIESAFKLTQVIFDNSEKTINELEVILDKLHFELNESNFKKKIGLGPNENDREQWANLWGFYLGETLRNIFGGKWVYGNSEAPNIPCLELENSLCIFPTAKVFKRLENGKTDSISDYLLLIKKRNQIVISFKFHLIMKQYTSLTCFSDIHTLQILSAVAGMLPISGIQDNDSSVVLFFDEGNYNSDIKSTLLSWTDNVEIQFLEEKVEERNWNSEFEKSLEPIRISDNLIITQTWNQDFKENENDYIIYIDPKMSFGTGHHESTRLISRLMLAMEFNDMKVLDVGTGTGILAILAILKNAKHVLAFDNNEWAVNNANENFKINKVDSKVDNRLCEIKEIVENDFDIVLMNIHRNLIIELIPEILKRVKLNEKFSILTSGVLIEDYDSLLETLKLYNLYPYKEAKENEWIATQFKISSIKN from the coding sequence ATGTTTAAAAAAAAATTAGGACAAGAACCATCAATTGAGGAAATAGTTATTGCTTACAATTCAAAAGCAATAGAATCTGCTTTTAAGTTAACTCAAGTTATTTTTGATAATTCAGAAAAAACAATAAATGAACTAGAAGTAATTTTAGATAAATTACATTTTGAGTTGAATGAATCTAACTTTAAAAAAAAAATTGGACTAGGTCCCAATGAAAATGACCGGGAACAATGGGCTAATTTATGGGGATTTTATCTAGGAGAAACACTAAGAAATATATTTGGTGGTAAATGGGTTTATGGGAATTCTGAAGCACCAAACATACCATGTTTGGAATTAGAAAATAGTTTATGTATTTTCCCTACTGCAAAGGTTTTTAAAAGATTGGAGAATGGTAAAACAGATTCAATTTCTGATTATTTATTATTAATTAAAAAAAGAAATCAAATTGTAATTTCATTTAAATTTCATTTAATCATGAAACAATATACTTCACTTACTTGTTTTTCCGATATACATACATTACAGATTTTATCAGCTGTTGCAGGCATGTTGCCTATTTCTGGAATTCAAGATAATGATAGTTCTGTAGTTCTTTTTTTTGATGAAGGGAATTACAATTCTGATATTAAAAGTACTTTACTTTCTTGGACTGATAACGTTGAAATTCAATTCTTAGAAGAAAAAGTTGAAGAACGAAATTGGAATTCTGAGTTTGAGAAATCTTTAGAACCTATTCGAATTTCTGATAATTTGATTATAACACAAACTTGGAATCAGGATTTTAAAGAAAATGAAAATGATTATATTATTTATATTGATCCAAAAATGTCATTTGGTACTGGGCATCATGAAAGTACTAGATTAATTTCCAGGTTGATGTTAGCAATGGAATTTAATGATATGAAAGTTTTAGATGTAGGTACTGGAACAGGAATATTAGCAATTTTAGCTATTCTAAAAAATGCAAAACATGTTTTAGCTTTTGATAACAATGAATGGGCAGTCAATAACGCAAACGAGAATTTTAAAATTAATAAAGTTGATTCAAAAGTAGATAATAGGTTATGTGAAATTAAAGAAATTGTTGAAAATGATTTTGACATTGTACTAATGAATATTCATAGAAATTTAATTATTGAATTAATCCCTGAAATTTTAAAAAGAGTGAAATTAAATGAAAAATTTTCAATTCTTACTTCAGGAGTTTTAATAGAAGATTATGATAGTTTATTAGAAACACTTAAACTTTATAATTTATACCCTTATAAGGAAGCAAAAGAAAATGAATGGATAGCTACCCAATTCAAAATATCAAGTATAAAAAATTAA
- a CDS encoding sigma-70 family RNA polymerase sigma factor yields the protein MIKYNEITDIELVNQVLEGNEPAFVELIKRYQKRVISTIKSIIGDVSQQDLEDITQDIFILIFKALKGFRAESLFSTYITTIAMRHCYRVSKNRRRKKFLFFSYDSIDQETDKNSIKESFAGDSLTDKSLILEENTNTVINALQKLPEEFRTVMVFRIVEEMSVEEVAKVLNISEGTVKSRLSRAKDKMKEILKNDSFEFYD from the coding sequence TTGATTAAGTATAATGAAATAACTGATATTGAATTAGTAAATCAAGTGTTGGAAGGAAATGAACCAGCATTTGTAGAACTTATTAAAAGATATCAAAAAAGAGTAATTTCTACAATTAAAAGTATTATTGGAGATGTTTCTCAACAAGATTTAGAGGATATAACGCAAGACATTTTTATCTTGATTTTTAAGGCTTTAAAGGGTTTTAGGGCTGAATCACTCTTTAGTACTTACATAACAACAATTGCAATGAGGCATTGTTATAGAGTTTCTAAAAATCGAAGGAGGAAAAAATTCTTGTTCTTTAGTTATGATTCTATAGATCAAGAAACAGATAAGAATTCTATTAAAGAAAGTTTTGCTGGAGATTCCCTAACTGATAAGAGTTTGATTCTAGAGGAAAATACAAATACAGTTATCAATGCATTGCAGAAGTTACCAGAAGAATTTAGAACAGTAATGGTATTTAGAATTGTTGAAGAAATGTCTGTTGAAGAAGTTGCAAAAGTACTTAACATTTCTGAAGGTACTGTTAAATCAAGGCTTTCAAGAGCGAAAGATAAAATGAAGGAAATATTGAAAAATGACTCATTTGAATTCTATGATTAA
- a CDS encoding T9SS type A sorting domain-containing protein, giving the protein MKNKQLIIVSLIILISVLCNLEIYSQPLLNPFVFVMPGNDTVNSNWLPKFEFHVAGSKGFIESKEENFVLKNGSPIKFYGVSLVNTACFPDSVSAIIVAKRLRKLGVNLVRFWGWDYHNNAGTSIVANGNKSDTINPVMIKSFDWFIYQLKLNGIYIHLVKGFNGPRKDDGVPGWDSTYNYGRDILFFQSQFQDLQKKTLNTFFSHVNPFTKNKYSEEPAIAFITLFNVNTLYASWSDNRLNQRNNYLSYFHSRQLDTLFNNYLIKKYSNTSNIKEKYYEGIKNASIDYFKNGGFESYTDNWVGAVQEGSIASIIALQGPEVCPNEGSTSLRVVVRQVNNNANGITIRQTGFPIRINGIYEVTFKAKTDTIAGRQITITTNLGFSQNVNITKDWTQYKFIFRSLISDSLNSTITFQCGRFRGDVFLDAVTLKETGRDGIAQTESLENVSVQRVKFTDMPLVTIQRAVDQINFYDELTSNYFKSIINYTKSIGVKQLFTPTNFSLISSDLKFQKDFVYSSSAGPGSTVQWDYNGSRNSLPYSDSTWVIRNYSLMKYRDQILPVYSRNSITNKPFIAENYGEVYPNKFRPEIMLFMPSYSALQNWSAIEYYYYSASSSEYSNRRRIFKDEFQGIIGDPSMLSLMPQSSQLFRGGLISQAERMLKINHDSQDLLFLPVIYSLRNNIYNIDGTLNNGVHLVSQMRVDSFSASKHYTASDYYFTNPTDDNIESDTKELKIDMTKGYMIINSPKAQGFTGAISQLSDVSTDNLKLNWVSGGANASILWTSLDSNKLNNTVKSLLTISTRSTNTNAIFTFGDSSFAKNWGVAPTLLEGIKLGVNFITEADSVIIHPLDSFGLEIPSKAFSAIRNSLGIWRSTIDISALGTPMFGVEQKFKDIVSVNESNSVNVSEVFPIPTNDYINLKISNYSNEIIKGKILNSVGEVIQIFNINNFIYGSNPFKLNVNSLINGVYYITLLVDNNVYKRKFLVVK; this is encoded by the coding sequence ATGAAAAATAAGCAATTGATAATAGTTTCATTAATTATCTTGATTAGTGTATTGTGTAATTTAGAGATTTATTCTCAACCTCTTTTGAATCCATTTGTATTTGTAATGCCAGGGAATGATACTGTAAATTCAAATTGGCTACCAAAATTTGAATTTCATGTTGCTGGTTCAAAAGGATTCATAGAATCAAAAGAAGAAAACTTTGTTCTAAAAAATGGTTCTCCAATCAAGTTTTATGGTGTCTCATTAGTAAATACTGCTTGCTTTCCAGATTCTGTTTCTGCAATAATAGTTGCAAAAAGATTAAGGAAGTTAGGAGTTAATTTAGTAAGATTTTGGGGTTGGGATTATCATAATAATGCAGGTACTTCTATTGTTGCGAATGGGAATAAATCAGACACAATAAATCCAGTTATGATTAAATCATTCGATTGGTTTATTTATCAACTTAAATTGAATGGGATTTATATTCATTTAGTTAAAGGATTTAACGGACCAAGGAAAGATGATGGGGTACCAGGTTGGGATTCTACTTATAATTATGGTAGAGATATTTTATTTTTCCAGTCACAATTTCAAGATCTACAAAAGAAAACTCTAAATACTTTTTTCTCACATGTAAATCCATTTACAAAAAATAAATATAGCGAAGAACCTGCTATTGCTTTTATTACACTGTTTAATGTTAATACTCTTTATGCATCTTGGAGTGATAATAGATTAAATCAAAGAAACAATTATTTGAGTTATTTTCATTCAAGACAGCTTGATACTTTATTCAATAATTATTTAATCAAAAAATATTCTAATACCAGTAATATTAAAGAAAAATATTATGAGGGGATTAAAAATGCAAGTATTGATTATTTTAAAAATGGTGGATTTGAAAGTTATACTGATAATTGGGTTGGAGCAGTACAAGAAGGATCAATAGCCTCAATAATAGCATTGCAAGGTCCTGAAGTTTGCCCAAACGAAGGTTCCACTTCTTTAAGGGTAGTTGTTAGACAAGTAAATAATAATGCTAATGGAATAACCATACGGCAGACTGGTTTTCCAATTCGTATTAATGGTATTTATGAAGTTACTTTCAAAGCAAAAACAGATACTATTGCTGGCAGACAAATAACTATAACCACAAACTTAGGGTTTTCACAAAATGTAAATATTACTAAAGATTGGACTCAATATAAATTTATTTTTAGATCTTTGATTTCTGATTCATTAAATTCTACAATTACATTTCAATGCGGTAGATTCAGAGGCGATGTATTTTTAGATGCTGTAACATTAAAAGAAACTGGACGTGATGGAATAGCTCAAACAGAATCACTTGAAAATGTTTCAGTTCAAAGAGTTAAGTTTACAGATATGCCATTAGTTACCATACAACGTGCAGTAGATCAAATTAATTTTTATGATGAATTGACTAGCAATTACTTCAAATCAATAATAAATTATACTAAATCAATTGGAGTCAAACAACTTTTTACTCCAACTAATTTTTCATTAATAAGTAGTGATTTGAAGTTTCAAAAAGATTTTGTTTATTCATCATCAGCGGGTCCTGGTTCAACAGTTCAGTGGGATTACAATGGATCTAGAAACTCTTTACCTTACTCTGATTCAACCTGGGTAATAAGAAATTATTCTTTAATGAAATATAGAGATCAAATTCTTCCAGTTTATTCAAGGAATTCAATAACTAACAAACCATTTATTGCTGAAAATTATGGAGAAGTTTATCCAAATAAATTTAGACCAGAAATTATGTTATTCATGCCATCATATTCTGCTTTACAAAATTGGTCAGCAATAGAATATTATTATTATTCTGCATCATCTTCGGAATATAGTAATAGACGGCGAATATTCAAAGACGAATTTCAAGGAATTATAGGTGATCCATCTATGCTTTCATTAATGCCACAATCGTCTCAGTTATTTAGAGGAGGACTAATTTCACAAGCAGAAAGGATGTTAAAAATTAATCATGATTCTCAAGATTTATTGTTTCTCCCAGTAATTTATAGTCTAAGAAATAATATTTATAATATTGATGGTACTTTAAATAATGGAGTTCATTTAGTTAGTCAAATGAGAGTTGACTCCTTTTCTGCAAGCAAACATTATACAGCTTCAGATTATTATTTTACAAATCCAACTGATGATAATATTGAAAGCGATACTAAAGAGTTGAAAATAGATATGACAAAAGGTTATATGATTATTAATAGCCCAAAGGCTCAAGGTTTTACTGGTGCTATTTCTCAGTTATCGGATGTTTCTACAGATAATTTAAAATTGAATTGGGTTTCTGGTGGTGCAAATGCATCTATTTTATGGACATCCCTTGATTCAAATAAATTGAATAATACTGTTAAATCTTTGTTAACAATTTCTACTCGTTCCACTAATACAAATGCTATTTTTACTTTTGGTGATTCCTCATTTGCAAAGAATTGGGGAGTTGCACCAACATTACTTGAAGGTATTAAGTTAGGTGTAAACTTTATCACAGAAGCTGACAGTGTAATAATTCATCCTTTAGATTCCTTTGGATTAGAAATTCCGAGTAAAGCATTTTCTGCGATTAGAAATTCATTGGGTATATGGAGATCTACTATAGACATAAGTGCATTAGGAACTCCAATGTTTGGGGTTGAACAAAAATTTAAAGATATAGTATCTGTTAATGAAAGTAATTCAGTTAATGTTAGTGAGGTTTTTCCAATACCAACAAATGATTATATTAATTTAAAAATATCAAACTATTCAAACGAAATTATAAAAGGTAAAATTTTAAATTCTGTAGGTGAAGTAATACAAATTTTCAATATAAACAATTTTATTTATGGGTCTAATCCATTTAAATTAAACGTAAATTCTTTGATTAATGGTGTATATTATATTACTCTACTGGTAGATAATAATGTTTATAAAAGGAAATTTTTAGTAGTAAAATAG
- a CDS encoding dienelactone hydrolase family protein, with protein MEITHNKLTFVTSDNNVLNCDIKYVDNSLKKPVVIVVHGFKGFKDWGSMHYICDKFCLENYFVVSFNFSHNGINGHETDFTQLDKFKKNTFSLEIEELLFIVNLFLTNKIGSQQNYDPNNINLVGHSRGGGIVILATSRVTNIKKIAIWGGVSTFERYSERQKQTWRETGVFKTKNMRTGQIMELGIELLNDLEQNSESLNILKNLQNINSKIIFIHGEQDIAVNLKEAHQLYNSSIKANTILKIIPNTGHTFGAVHPFSGSNISLDSAINQTLEFFKK; from the coding sequence TTGGAAATCACTCATAATAAACTTACGTTTGTAACTTCAGATAATAATGTCCTAAATTGTGATATTAAGTATGTTGATAATAGTTTAAAAAAACCAGTTGTTATCGTAGTTCATGGTTTTAAAGGTTTTAAAGATTGGGGTTCTATGCATTATATTTGTGATAAATTTTGTTTAGAAAATTATTTTGTAGTTTCATTTAATTTCTCTCATAATGGTATTAATGGTCATGAAACTGATTTTACTCAATTAGATAAATTCAAAAAAAATACATTTTCTTTAGAAATCGAAGAGTTGCTTTTTATTGTGAATTTATTTCTTACAAACAAAATAGGATCTCAACAAAATTACGATCCAAATAATATAAATTTAGTTGGTCATTCACGTGGAGGAGGAATTGTTATTTTAGCAACTTCTAGAGTTACTAATATTAAAAAAATTGCTATCTGGGGTGGAGTAAGTACATTTGAAAGATATTCAGAAAGACAAAAACAAACTTGGCGGGAGACTGGAGTGTTCAAAACTAAGAATATGAGAACTGGTCAAATTATGGAGTTAGGTATTGAATTACTTAATGATCTAGAACAAAATTCTGAAAGTTTAAATATTTTAAAAAATTTACAAAATATTAATAGTAAAATAATATTTATTCATGGTGAACAGGATATAGCTGTAAACTTAAAAGAAGCTCATCAATTATACAATTCATCTATAAAGGCAAATACAATTTTAAAAATTATCCCAAATACTGGTCATACTTTTGGTGCAGTTCATCCCTTTTCAGGATCAAATATTTCTTTAGATTCTGCTATAAATCAAACATTAGAATTTTTTAAAAAATAA
- the panB gene encoding 3-methyl-2-oxobutanoate hydroxymethyltransferase has translation MNETRRITTRVLGTMKKEGKKISALTAYDATIAKLLDRAGIDIILVGDSLANVVQGHDSTLPVTLDEMIYHTKAVTRAVERSMIVTDMPFMSYQVHHDEAFRNAGRIMKETSSGAVKLEGGIEFAEAVRRMTSSGIPVMGHLGLQPQSIFQYGGYQPRGKTEEEATKILSDAMALQHAGAFAIVLEKIPSSLAKIITESLTIPTIGIGAGKHCDGQILVYADMLGLTVDFSPRFVRRYDNFSERTVKATKEYIKDIVSGDFPNDSESYE, from the coding sequence ATGAACGAAACTAGAAGAATTACAACTAGAGTATTAGGCACCATGAAAAAAGAGGGTAAGAAAATTTCTGCTCTCACAGCCTATGATGCAACAATAGCAAAATTATTGGATAGAGCTGGAATTGATATTATACTTGTTGGTGACTCATTAGCGAATGTTGTTCAAGGTCATGATTCAACACTACCTGTTACTTTAGATGAAATGATTTACCATACCAAAGCTGTTACTAGAGCCGTTGAAAGATCTATGATTGTAACTGATATGCCTTTTATGAGTTATCAAGTTCATCACGACGAAGCATTTAGGAATGCTGGAAGAATAATGAAAGAGACTTCATCTGGTGCTGTTAAATTAGAAGGTGGTATTGAATTTGCTGAAGCGGTAAGAAGAATGACATCTTCTGGAATACCAGTTATGGGTCATTTAGGATTACAACCTCAATCAATTTTTCAATATGGTGGATATCAACCAAGAGGTAAAACTGAGGAAGAAGCTACAAAAATTCTTAGTGATGCAATGGCTTTGCAACATGCAGGAGCATTTGCAATTGTTCTTGAAAAAATTCCTTCATCACTTGCCAAAATTATTACTGAATCATTAACAATCCCAACTATTGGTATAGGTGCTGGTAAACACTGCGATGGACAAATTCTTGTTTATGCTGATATGCTAGGGTTAACTGTTGATTTTTCACCAAGATTTGTAAGAAGATATGATAACTTTTCAGAAAGAACTGTTAAAGCAACTAAAGAATATATAAAAGATATTGTATCTGGTGATTTCCCAAATGATTCTGAAAGTTATGAATAA
- a CDS encoding O-antigen ligase family protein, protein MNEYKSSNSLLKESINDPLRIISLFLTWFALCYGARIGNDSPLTYYPLENFFGQLNPNHIAIISALIFTFISRSLTKNYEIEKPPFHKQNVILWVIMVMYPLISMFIIENRFRIPYEITGMPVFLLMFYVWSFIFKPSDLKIMAWILFFSGLYKSIEGMSVFFTIGIKWGLLTGWRDALLQSIMISGAVFAFVVKPKDDREYSYLRYAFFISLPMTLFTFINSIRRSFMLSILISMILLMFTLPKREVKRILSIITLILIGSAFVAVTFINPKDLELRITNLTDPSTEGSTAYRLIEVYNVWQMVKEKPLTGYPMGTQSKNYTNITFENVSSLMPHNTYLYMLYRAGICGLIAWLFFLIVIVKLHLQSIKAANSPFLRFLALWFASATLALIPAGFVIPTQSDKLEFLFPFVLICTSYLPRLITSLKTEPLYML, encoded by the coding sequence TTGAACGAATATAAATCATCTAATAGCTTATTAAAAGAGAGTATAAATGACCCTTTAAGGATAATATCATTATTCCTTACTTGGTTTGCACTTTGTTATGGTGCTAGAATTGGGAATGATTCGCCTTTAACTTATTACCCTTTAGAGAATTTTTTTGGTCAATTAAATCCTAATCACATAGCAATAATTTCTGCTTTAATTTTTACTTTTATTTCAAGATCTTTAACCAAAAATTATGAAATTGAAAAACCTCCATTTCACAAACAAAATGTAATTCTTTGGGTTATAATGGTTATGTACCCATTAATTTCAATGTTTATAATTGAGAATAGATTTAGAATTCCATATGAAATTACTGGTATGCCAGTTTTTTTGTTAATGTTTTATGTTTGGTCATTCATTTTTAAACCTTCAGATCTAAAAATTATGGCTTGGATTTTATTTTTTAGCGGACTTTATAAATCGATTGAAGGTATGTCTGTATTTTTTACTATTGGGATAAAATGGGGCTTATTAACTGGTTGGCGAGATGCTCTATTACAAAGTATAATGATATCGGGTGCTGTTTTTGCTTTTGTAGTAAAACCGAAAGATGATAGAGAATACTCCTATTTAAGATATGCTTTCTTTATTAGTCTCCCAATGACATTATTTACTTTTATTAATTCAATTAGAAGATCTTTTATGTTAAGTATTTTAATTTCAATGATATTATTAATGTTTACATTACCCAAAAGAGAAGTAAAAAGAATTTTATCAATTATTACATTAATTTTGATTGGATCTGCATTTGTAGCAGTAACTTTTATTAATCCTAAAGATTTAGAATTAAGAATAACAAATTTAACCGATCCTTCAACTGAAGGATCAACAGCATATAGGCTAATTGAAGTATATAATGTTTGGCAAATGGTAAAGGAAAAGCCTTTAACTGGCTACCCTATGGGTACTCAATCTAAAAATTATACAAACATTACATTTGAAAATGTTTCTTCATTAATGCCACACAATACATATTTGTATATGCTTTACAGAGCAGGTATATGTGGATTGATTGCTTGGTTATTTTTTTTAATTGTAATAGTTAAATTGCACTTACAATCTATAAAAGCTGCAAATTCACCATTTCTAAGATTTTTAGCTTTATGGTTTGCATCAGCAACCTTAGCTCTTATTCCTGCTGGTTTTGTTATTCCAACTCAATCCGATAAATTAGAATTTTTATTCCCATTTGTATTAATTTGTACTTCTTACTTACCAAGATTAATTACTAGTCTAAAAACAGAACCTCTTTACATGTTATAA